In Drosophila takahashii strain IR98-3 E-12201 chromosome 4, DtakHiC1v2, whole genome shotgun sequence, one DNA window encodes the following:
- the pan gene encoding protein pangolin isoform X3, whose protein sequence is MPNCETSNGGRTSDSKELINNKTKRRDEEIHKQSFNVSKTHQINVDDSFDQYIPLTDNSNRNDLEKIFVVPSRSSDGVATSLSELLLRQPKDISQHWHTAPETESYQEEVFRNELFSCIYKNSMLNQQKCSQQQLLATQLFYARLLQPHLAETDHASEKSIGKAINMVNYAGLKKPMIRQGELPRTPSSQDNNNNIEIINDLENCLRCDTTLFEFSNDHQHQRASQTHVQESENCNPILNYAPNLKQSNESKCTDEYDLQHSCEIIREHKNVLIDVKNRLEKLSLLSANFRKSLSVRQCHVDLNNGSDSALEATVGRQLDGNCKTIESVLEQVKRLYNQWSSAELYYLRSLQRLGLTSEEGGQCSHTPTHTIMALAAIALSDERDILTKKTTGIDSKHLDTESESDLLPTLGKPKTLNEIEDIILQLASAVNMQQPSVPSTTPEVYSDSVKSDYEESTSIPTCIWHTNKRSFRRKEDVEQCTTAAEIILEYASLSSSSNANSLRMPDNFTSVSNFTETIENCSVKTQSPTMLNNNREGAAVSVITDPSFFSEFSTAPSTPSTSSNSGCSTGMVSGVFGLGHNRRKPRFARRIETLTLDSSKLSIIKGNGNQEFSNQLKVSPASAKSTENFSPPIPKTTSSNKVAMTTTQESSIASMFKARLSALKADTGSLESKIVPMLDAPYDLSIGTKIKQINLDTKNSSNTQSNDSKETSNDKKKPHIKKPLNAFMLYMKEMRAKVVAECTLKESAAINQILGRRWHELSREEQSKYYEKARQERQLHMELYPGWSARDNYGYVSKKKKRKKDRSTTDSGGNNMKKCRARFGLDQQNQWCKPCSPNLSVISSASNNGSSVGITSSAAVNSIGVSMLAPI, encoded by the exons ATGCCAAACTGTGAAACATCCAATGGTGGAAGGACTTCGGACTCAAAGGAATTAatcaataacaaaacaaaacgacGCGATGAGGAGATACATAAACAATCGTTTAATGTTTCAAAAACACACCAGATCAACGTTGATGACTCTTTTGACCAATATATTCCATTGACTGACAACAGTAATCGCAAtgatttggaaaaaatctttGTTGTTCCATCAAGAAGTTCGGACGGCGTAGCAACGTCGTTATCCGAACTGCTTTTACGCCAGCCAAAAGATATTTCTCAGCATTGGCACACAGCACCAGAAACAGAAAGTTATCAAGAAGAGGTTTTTCGAAATGAACTATTTTCttgtatatacaaaaatagtATGCTTAATCAACAGAAATGttcgcagcagcagcttttGGCCACACAACTTTTTTATGCTCGACTTTTACAGCCACATTTGGCAGAAACAGATCATGCGTCAGAAAAATCCATCGGTAAAGCGATAAATATGGTTAATTACGCTGGATTAAAAAAGCCCATGATTAGACAAGGTGAACTTCCACGAACACCTTCCTCACAagataataacaacaatattGAGATAATTAATGATTTAGAAAATTGTTTAAGATGTGACACaactttatttgaattttctaATGACCACCAACATCAGAGAGCAAGCCAAACCCACGTGCAAGAATCAGAAAATTGTAATCCCATTTTAAATTACGCACCGAACTTAAAACAAAGTAATGAATCCAAATGCACAGATGAATACGACCTACAACACTCTTGTGAAATTATCCGAGAACACAAAAACGTACTTATCGATGTTAAGAATAGACTTGAAAAACTTTCCTTACTATCCGCAAATTTTAGGAAAAGTTTGAGTGTGCGTCAGTGTCACGTCGATTTGAATAATGGTTCGGATTCGGCCCTCGAGGCGACTGTGGGGCGACAATTAGATGGGAATTGTAAGACAATTGAAAGCGTGTTGGAACAAGTAAAACGGCTTTATAATCAATGGAGCAGCGCTGAGCTCTATTACCTGCGAAGCTTACAACGTTTGGGTCTCACATCAGAAGAAGGGGGGCAATGTAGTCATACGCCAACACATACCATTATGGCTTTGGCTGCAATAGCATTATCCGATGAAAGAGATATtttaacaaagaaaactaCAGGTATTGACTCTAAGCACCTTGATACTGAAAGCGAGTCAGATTTGTTACCGACTTtaggaaaaccaaaaacactgaACGAAATAGAGGATATAATATTACAACTCGCTTCAGCTGTTAATATGCAACAACCTAGTGTACCTAGTACCACACCGGAAGTCTACAGTGATAGTGTTAAAAGCGATTACGAAGAATCAACTTCAATACCCACATGCATATGGCATACGAATAAACGTAGCTTTCGGCGTAAAGAGGATGTGGAGCAGTGTACTACTGCTgctgaaattattttagaatatGCTTCATTGTCTTCATCATCTAATGCAAACTCGCTAAGAATGCCTGATAATTTCACATCTGTCTCAAACTTTACTGAAACTATTGAAAATTGTAGTGTCAAAACACAGTCTCCTACTATGTTAAATAACAATCGAGAAGGTGCAGCTGTGTCAGTCATCACGGACCCTTCATTCTTTTCCGAGTTTTCTACCGCACCTTCTACACCTTCAACAAGTAGTAATAGTGGCTGCTCGACTGGAATGGTTTCTGGAGTATTTGGATTAGGTCACAACCGAAGAAAGCCACGATTCGCAAGGCGCATAGAAACTCTGACTTTAGATTCTTCTAAACTAAGTATTATAAAGGGAAATGGCAATCAAGAATTTTCTAACCAGCTAAAAGTTTCGCCAGCATCAGCAAAatcaacagaaaatttttcccCTCCAATTCCTAAGACCACATCTTCAAATAAAGTTGCTATGACGACTACGCAGGAAAGTTCCATAGCCAGTATGTTTAAAGCACGGCTAAGCGCGTTAAAGGCAGATACTGGATCACTCGAGTCTAAAATCGTACCAATGCTAGATGCTCCGTATGATTTAAGTATTGGGACCAAGATAAAACAAAT aaaCTTGGATACAAAAAACTCATCGAATACACAATCAAACGATTCTAAAGAGACttcaaatgataaaaaaaaaccccataTCAAGAAACCACTAAATGCGTTTATGCTCTATATGAAGGAAATGCGAGCTAAAGTTGTTGCCGAGTGTACACTTAAAGAGTCGGCTGCTATTAATCAAATTTTAGGGAGACGG TGGCACGAACTTTCCCGCGAAGAACAAAGCAAATATTACGAAAAAGCTCGACAAGAGCGTCAATTGCATATGGAATTATATCCAGGGTGGAGCGCACGAGATAACTATGGTTACGtgtcaaaaaagaaaaagcgaaaaaaagacAGATCGACAACGGATTCGGGAG gtaataatatgaaaaaatgtCGAGCCCGATTTGGACTGGATCAACAGAACCAATGGTGCAAACCTTGCAG TCCCAATTTGAGTGTCATTTCATCTGCAAGCAACAATGGCAGCAGCGTTGGCATCACCAGTAGTGCAGCGGTCAACAGCATTGGTGTTAGCATGCTGGCACCCATT TAA
- the pan gene encoding protein pangolin isoform X2, protein MPNCETSNGGRTSDSKELINNKTKRRDEEIHKQSFNVSKTHQINVDDSFDQYIPLTDNSNRNDLEKIFVVPSRSSDGVATSLSELLLRQPKDISQHWHTAPETESYQEEVFRNELFSCIYKNSMLNQQKCSQQQLLATQLFYARLLQPHLAETDHASEKSIGKAINMVNYAGLKKPMIRQGELPRTPSSQDNNNNIEIINDLENCLRCDTTLFEFSNDHQHQRASQTHVQESENCNPILNYAPNLKQSNESKCTDEYDLQHSCEIIREHKNVLIDVKNRLEKLSLLSANFRKSLSVRQCHVDLNNGSDSALEATVGRQLDGNCKTIESVLEQVKRLYNQWSSAELYYLRSLQRLGLTSEEGGQCSHTPTHTIMALAAIALSDERDILTKKTTGIDSKHLDTESESDLLPTLGKPKTLNEIEDIILQLASAVNMQQPSVPSTTPEVYSDSVKSDYEESTSIPTCIWHTNKRSFRRKEDVEQCTTAAEIILEYASLSSSSNANSLRMPDNFTSVSNFTETIENCSVKTQSPTMLNNNREGAAVSVITDPSFFSEFSTAPSTPSTSSNSGCSTGMVSGVFGLGHNRRKPRFARRIETLTLDSSKLSIIKGNGNQEFSNQLKVSPASAKSTENFSPPIPKTTSSNKVAMTTTQESSIASMFKARLSALKADTGSLESKIVPMLDAPYDLSIGTKIKQINLDTKNSSNTQSNDSKETSNDKKKPHIKKPLNAFMLYMKEMRAKVVAECTLKESAAINQILGRRWHELSREEQSKYYEKARQERQLHMELYPGWSARDNYGYVSKKKKRKKDRSTTDSGGNNMKKCRARFGLDQQNQWCKPCSPNLSVISSASNNGSSVGITSSAAVNSIGVSMLAPIVSGLGGTVMLPNSSSSSSSSSSTSSSHTHVQLMTTSNGNAVASLNGITVSAGGGGGAASACSQQLSPQAPPTYVNL, encoded by the exons ATGCCAAACTGTGAAACATCCAATGGTGGAAGGACTTCGGACTCAAAGGAATTAatcaataacaaaacaaaacgacGCGATGAGGAGATACATAAACAATCGTTTAATGTTTCAAAAACACACCAGATCAACGTTGATGACTCTTTTGACCAATATATTCCATTGACTGACAACAGTAATCGCAAtgatttggaaaaaatctttGTTGTTCCATCAAGAAGTTCGGACGGCGTAGCAACGTCGTTATCCGAACTGCTTTTACGCCAGCCAAAAGATATTTCTCAGCATTGGCACACAGCACCAGAAACAGAAAGTTATCAAGAAGAGGTTTTTCGAAATGAACTATTTTCttgtatatacaaaaatagtATGCTTAATCAACAGAAATGttcgcagcagcagcttttGGCCACACAACTTTTTTATGCTCGACTTTTACAGCCACATTTGGCAGAAACAGATCATGCGTCAGAAAAATCCATCGGTAAAGCGATAAATATGGTTAATTACGCTGGATTAAAAAAGCCCATGATTAGACAAGGTGAACTTCCACGAACACCTTCCTCACAagataataacaacaatattGAGATAATTAATGATTTAGAAAATTGTTTAAGATGTGACACaactttatttgaattttctaATGACCACCAACATCAGAGAGCAAGCCAAACCCACGTGCAAGAATCAGAAAATTGTAATCCCATTTTAAATTACGCACCGAACTTAAAACAAAGTAATGAATCCAAATGCACAGATGAATACGACCTACAACACTCTTGTGAAATTATCCGAGAACACAAAAACGTACTTATCGATGTTAAGAATAGACTTGAAAAACTTTCCTTACTATCCGCAAATTTTAGGAAAAGTTTGAGTGTGCGTCAGTGTCACGTCGATTTGAATAATGGTTCGGATTCGGCCCTCGAGGCGACTGTGGGGCGACAATTAGATGGGAATTGTAAGACAATTGAAAGCGTGTTGGAACAAGTAAAACGGCTTTATAATCAATGGAGCAGCGCTGAGCTCTATTACCTGCGAAGCTTACAACGTTTGGGTCTCACATCAGAAGAAGGGGGGCAATGTAGTCATACGCCAACACATACCATTATGGCTTTGGCTGCAATAGCATTATCCGATGAAAGAGATATtttaacaaagaaaactaCAGGTATTGACTCTAAGCACCTTGATACTGAAAGCGAGTCAGATTTGTTACCGACTTtaggaaaaccaaaaacactgaACGAAATAGAGGATATAATATTACAACTCGCTTCAGCTGTTAATATGCAACAACCTAGTGTACCTAGTACCACACCGGAAGTCTACAGTGATAGTGTTAAAAGCGATTACGAAGAATCAACTTCAATACCCACATGCATATGGCATACGAATAAACGTAGCTTTCGGCGTAAAGAGGATGTGGAGCAGTGTACTACTGCTgctgaaattattttagaatatGCTTCATTGTCTTCATCATCTAATGCAAACTCGCTAAGAATGCCTGATAATTTCACATCTGTCTCAAACTTTACTGAAACTATTGAAAATTGTAGTGTCAAAACACAGTCTCCTACTATGTTAAATAACAATCGAGAAGGTGCAGCTGTGTCAGTCATCACGGACCCTTCATTCTTTTCCGAGTTTTCTACCGCACCTTCTACACCTTCAACAAGTAGTAATAGTGGCTGCTCGACTGGAATGGTTTCTGGAGTATTTGGATTAGGTCACAACCGAAGAAAGCCACGATTCGCAAGGCGCATAGAAACTCTGACTTTAGATTCTTCTAAACTAAGTATTATAAAGGGAAATGGCAATCAAGAATTTTCTAACCAGCTAAAAGTTTCGCCAGCATCAGCAAAatcaacagaaaatttttcccCTCCAATTCCTAAGACCACATCTTCAAATAAAGTTGCTATGACGACTACGCAGGAAAGTTCCATAGCCAGTATGTTTAAAGCACGGCTAAGCGCGTTAAAGGCAGATACTGGATCACTCGAGTCTAAAATCGTACCAATGCTAGATGCTCCGTATGATTTAAGTATTGGGACCAAGATAAAACAAAT aaaCTTGGATACAAAAAACTCATCGAATACACAATCAAACGATTCTAAAGAGACttcaaatgataaaaaaaaaccccataTCAAGAAACCACTAAATGCGTTTATGCTCTATATGAAGGAAATGCGAGCTAAAGTTGTTGCCGAGTGTACACTTAAAGAGTCGGCTGCTATTAATCAAATTTTAGGGAGACGG TGGCACGAACTTTCCCGCGAAGAACAAAGCAAATATTACGAAAAAGCTCGACAAGAGCGTCAATTGCATATGGAATTATATCCAGGGTGGAGCGCACGAGATAACTATGGTTACGtgtcaaaaaagaaaaagcgaaaaaaagacAGATCGACAACGGATTCGGGAG gtaataatatgaaaaaatgtCGAGCCCGATTTGGACTGGATCAACAGAACCAATGGTGCAAACCTTGCAG TCCCAATTTGAGTGTCATTTCATCTGCAAGCAACAATGGCAGCAGCGTTGGCATCACCAGTAGTGCAGCGGTCAACAGCATTGGTGTTAGCATGCTGGCACCCATTGTAAGTGGCTTAGGGGGTACGGTAATGTTGCCCAACTCGTCATCTTCGTCCTCCTCATCATCATCCACCTCGTCTTCTCATACACATGTTCAATTGATGACTACCAGTAATGGAAACGCAGTAGCATCTTTAAATGGCATAACAGTCTCAgcaggaggaggtggtggtgcAGCAAGCGCATGTTCACAACAGCTATCGCCTCAGGCACCACCGACATATGTCAATTTGTAG
- the pan gene encoding protein pangolin isoform X1, which translates to MPNCETSNGGRTSDSKELINNKTKRRDEEIHKQSFNVSKTHQINVDDSFDQYIPLTDNSNRNDLEKIFVVPSRSSDGVATSLSELLLRQPKDISQHWHTAPETESYQEEVFRNELFSCIYKNSMLNQQKCSQQQLLATQLFYARLLQPHLAETDHASEKSIGKAINMVNYAGLKKPMIRQGELPRTPSSQDNNNNIEIINDLENCLRCDTTLFEFSNDHQHQRASQTHVQESENCNPILNYAPNLKQSNESKCTDEYDLQHSCEIIREHKNVLIDVKNRLEKLSLLSANFRKSLSVRQCHVDLNNGSDSALEATVGRQLDGNCKTIESVLEQVKRLYNQWSSAELYYLRSLQRLGLTSEEGGQCSHTPTHTIMALAAIALSDERDILTKKTTGIDSKHLDTESESDLLPTLGKPKTLNEIEDIILQLASAVNMQQPSVPSTTPEVYSDSVKSDYEESTSIPTCIWHTNKRSFRRKEDVEQCTTAAEIILEYASLSSSSNANSLRMPDNFTSVSNFTETIENCSVKTQSPTMLNNNREGAAVSVITDPSFFSEFSTAPSTPSTSSNSGCSTGMVSGVFGLGHNRRKPRFARRIETLTLDSSKLSIIKGNGNQEFSNQLKVSPASAKSTENFSPPIPKTTSSNKVAMTTTQESSIASMFKARLSALKADTGSLESKIVPMLDAPYDLSIGTKIKQINLDTKNSSNTQSNDSKETSNDKKKPHIKKPLNAFMLYMKEMRAKVVAECTLKESAAINQILGRRWHELSREEQSKYYEKARQERQLHMELYPGWSARDNYGYVSKKKKRKKDRSTTDSGGNNMKKCRARFGLDQQNQWCKPCRRKKKCIRYMESLNENGPTEDGSGIDEHGSQLSDDDDDDYDDDKLGGSCGSADESNKIVDDDTESLNQSMPSPGCLSGLSSLQSPSTTMSLASPLNMNINTATNVIFPATSTALLIVNADQPPSQQRSTSVSTSGSSSGSTSSISTTPNTSSTVSPVTGTTGPSPSSAHERAMMLGNRFSHLGMGFSPPVVSTSSCKPETLFQPHPTVCNNAIFSLPSIGSSSLNNSSMPNISRNPIGANPRDINNPLSINQLTKRREYQNVELIEATDSQTIVAHAATSIIHHVAAHGYRANHSLLNSSFSQHFHQQLTNHMETAKRSEPTMMSVSTHAANSNECHKSSDPQSNSSSKTPSAGASETGVISVS; encoded by the exons ATGCCAAACTGTGAAACATCCAATGGTGGAAGGACTTCGGACTCAAAGGAATTAatcaataacaaaacaaaacgacGCGATGAGGAGATACATAAACAATCGTTTAATGTTTCAAAAACACACCAGATCAACGTTGATGACTCTTTTGACCAATATATTCCATTGACTGACAACAGTAATCGCAAtgatttggaaaaaatctttGTTGTTCCATCAAGAAGTTCGGACGGCGTAGCAACGTCGTTATCCGAACTGCTTTTACGCCAGCCAAAAGATATTTCTCAGCATTGGCACACAGCACCAGAAACAGAAAGTTATCAAGAAGAGGTTTTTCGAAATGAACTATTTTCttgtatatacaaaaatagtATGCTTAATCAACAGAAATGttcgcagcagcagcttttGGCCACACAACTTTTTTATGCTCGACTTTTACAGCCACATTTGGCAGAAACAGATCATGCGTCAGAAAAATCCATCGGTAAAGCGATAAATATGGTTAATTACGCTGGATTAAAAAAGCCCATGATTAGACAAGGTGAACTTCCACGAACACCTTCCTCACAagataataacaacaatattGAGATAATTAATGATTTAGAAAATTGTTTAAGATGTGACACaactttatttgaattttctaATGACCACCAACATCAGAGAGCAAGCCAAACCCACGTGCAAGAATCAGAAAATTGTAATCCCATTTTAAATTACGCACCGAACTTAAAACAAAGTAATGAATCCAAATGCACAGATGAATACGACCTACAACACTCTTGTGAAATTATCCGAGAACACAAAAACGTACTTATCGATGTTAAGAATAGACTTGAAAAACTTTCCTTACTATCCGCAAATTTTAGGAAAAGTTTGAGTGTGCGTCAGTGTCACGTCGATTTGAATAATGGTTCGGATTCGGCCCTCGAGGCGACTGTGGGGCGACAATTAGATGGGAATTGTAAGACAATTGAAAGCGTGTTGGAACAAGTAAAACGGCTTTATAATCAATGGAGCAGCGCTGAGCTCTATTACCTGCGAAGCTTACAACGTTTGGGTCTCACATCAGAAGAAGGGGGGCAATGTAGTCATACGCCAACACATACCATTATGGCTTTGGCTGCAATAGCATTATCCGATGAAAGAGATATtttaacaaagaaaactaCAGGTATTGACTCTAAGCACCTTGATACTGAAAGCGAGTCAGATTTGTTACCGACTTtaggaaaaccaaaaacactgaACGAAATAGAGGATATAATATTACAACTCGCTTCAGCTGTTAATATGCAACAACCTAGTGTACCTAGTACCACACCGGAAGTCTACAGTGATAGTGTTAAAAGCGATTACGAAGAATCAACTTCAATACCCACATGCATATGGCATACGAATAAACGTAGCTTTCGGCGTAAAGAGGATGTGGAGCAGTGTACTACTGCTgctgaaattattttagaatatGCTTCATTGTCTTCATCATCTAATGCAAACTCGCTAAGAATGCCTGATAATTTCACATCTGTCTCAAACTTTACTGAAACTATTGAAAATTGTAGTGTCAAAACACAGTCTCCTACTATGTTAAATAACAATCGAGAAGGTGCAGCTGTGTCAGTCATCACGGACCCTTCATTCTTTTCCGAGTTTTCTACCGCACCTTCTACACCTTCAACAAGTAGTAATAGTGGCTGCTCGACTGGAATGGTTTCTGGAGTATTTGGATTAGGTCACAACCGAAGAAAGCCACGATTCGCAAGGCGCATAGAAACTCTGACTTTAGATTCTTCTAAACTAAGTATTATAAAGGGAAATGGCAATCAAGAATTTTCTAACCAGCTAAAAGTTTCGCCAGCATCAGCAAAatcaacagaaaatttttcccCTCCAATTCCTAAGACCACATCTTCAAATAAAGTTGCTATGACGACTACGCAGGAAAGTTCCATAGCCAGTATGTTTAAAGCACGGCTAAGCGCGTTAAAGGCAGATACTGGATCACTCGAGTCTAAAATCGTACCAATGCTAGATGCTCCGTATGATTTAAGTATTGGGACCAAGATAAAACAAAT aaaCTTGGATACAAAAAACTCATCGAATACACAATCAAACGATTCTAAAGAGACttcaaatgataaaaaaaaaccccataTCAAGAAACCACTAAATGCGTTTATGCTCTATATGAAGGAAATGCGAGCTAAAGTTGTTGCCGAGTGTACACTTAAAGAGTCGGCTGCTATTAATCAAATTTTAGGGAGACGG TGGCACGAACTTTCCCGCGAAGAACAAAGCAAATATTACGAAAAAGCTCGACAAGAGCGTCAATTGCATATGGAATTATATCCAGGGTGGAGCGCACGAGATAACTATGGTTACGtgtcaaaaaagaaaaagcgaaaaaaagacAGATCGACAACGGATTCGGGAG gtaataatatgaaaaaatgtCGAGCCCGATTTGGACTGGATCAACAGAACCAATGGTGCAAACCTTGCAG gcGCAAAAAGAAATGCATTCGATATATGGAATCGCTGAATGAAAATGGACCCACCGAAGACGGGAGCGGTATTGATGAACACGGAAGCCAGCTAagtgatgatgacgatgacgattaCGATGATGATAAACTGGGCGGAAGTTGTGGAAGCGCCGATGAAAGTAATAAAATAGTAGATGACGACACTGAGTCTCTAAATCAATCCATGCCCAGCCCAGGCTGTCTAAGTGGATTGTCCAGTTTACAAAGCCCATCGACAACAATGAGCTTAGCAAGCCCACTTAATATGAATATCAACACAGCAACTAATGTTATATTTCCTGCCACCTCAACTGCGCTTTTAATCGTCAATGCAGATCAGCCGCCTTCTCAACAACGGTCAACATCTGTGTCTACATCAGGATCGAGTAGTGGGTCCACCAGTAGCATAAGCACTACCCCAAATACCTCAAGTACAGTTTCGCCAGTTACAGGTACAACGGGTCCGTCTCCAAGCTCAGCTCATGAACGAGCCATGATGCTTGGAAATCGATTTAGTCACTTGGGAATGGGGTTCAGCCCTCCAGTAGTTAGCACAAGTAGCTGTAAACCTGAAACACTTTTTCAGCCGCATCCCACAGTTTGTAATAATGCTATATTTTCGTTACCGTCGATTGGAAGTAGTAGTTTAAACAATTCTTCAATGCCAAACATTTCCCGTAACCCTATTGGTGCTAACCCAAGGGATATTAATAACCCTCTAAGCATCAATCAGTTAACAAAAAGACGTGAATATCAAAATGTTGAATTGATTGAAGCTACTGACTCACAGACTATCGTTGCACATGCAGCTACGTCCATTATTCATCACGTGGCAGCGCACGGTTACCGTGCGAACCATTCCCTTTTAAATAGCAGTTTTAGCCAACATTTTCATCAACAGTTAACTAACCATATGGAAACAGCTAAAAGAAGTGAGCCGACAATGATGTCCGTTAGTACTCACGCTGCAAATAGCAATGAATGCCATAAATCATCTGATCCACAATCAAATTCATCAAGCAAAACTCCAAGCGCAGGCGCTTCCGAAACTGGCGTTATTAGCGTTTCGTAA
- the pan gene encoding protein pangolin, isoforms A/H/I/S isoform X9 produces the protein MVTCQKRKSEKKTDRQRIREWHALGREEQAKYYELARRERQLHMQMYPDWSSRTNASRGKKRKRKQDTNDGGNNMKKCRARFGLDQQNQWCKPCRRKKKCIRYMESLNENGPTEDGSGIDEHGSQLSDDDDDDYDDDKLGGSCGSADESNKIVDDDTESLNQSMPSPGCLSGLSSLQSPSTTMSLASPLNMNINTATNVIFPATSTALLIVNADQPPSQQRSTSVSTSGSSSGSTSSISTTPNTSSTVSPVTGTTGPSPSSAHERAMMLGNRFSHLGMGFSPPVVSTSSCKPETLFQPHPTVCNNAIFSLPSIGSSSLNNSSMPNISRNPIGANPRDINNPLSINQLTKRREYQNVELIEATDSQTIVAHAATSIIHHVAAHGYRANHSLLNSSFSQHFHQQLTNHMETAKRSEPTMMSVSTHAANSNECHKSSDPQSNSSSKTPSAGASETGVISVS, from the exons ATGGTTACGtgtcaaaaaagaaaaagcgaaaaaaagacAGATCGACAACGGATTCGGGAG TGGCATGCCTTGGGGCGTGAAGAGCAGGCGAAGTATTACGAGTTGGCGCGAAGGGAACGACAACTGCACATGCAAATGTATCCCGATTGGAGCTCTCGTACAAATGCCTCTCGGGGCAAAAAACGGAAGCGGAAGCAAGATACCAACGACGGAG gtaataatatgaaaaaatgtCGAGCCCGATTTGGACTGGATCAACAGAACCAATGGTGCAAACCTTGCAG gcGCAAAAAGAAATGCATTCGATATATGGAATCGCTGAATGAAAATGGACCCACCGAAGACGGGAGCGGTATTGATGAACACGGAAGCCAGCTAagtgatgatgacgatgacgattaCGATGATGATAAACTGGGCGGAAGTTGTGGAAGCGCCGATGAAAGTAATAAAATAGTAGATGACGACACTGAGTCTCTAAATCAATCCATGCCCAGCCCAGGCTGTCTAAGTGGATTGTCCAGTTTACAAAGCCCATCGACAACAATGAGCTTAGCAAGCCCACTTAATATGAATATCAACACAGCAACTAATGTTATATTTCCTGCCACCTCAACTGCGCTTTTAATCGTCAATGCAGATCAGCCGCCTTCTCAACAACGGTCAACATCTGTGTCTACATCAGGATCGAGTAGTGGGTCCACCAGTAGCATAAGCACTACCCCAAATACCTCAAGTACAGTTTCGCCAGTTACAGGTACAACGGGTCCGTCTCCAAGCTCAGCTCATGAACGAGCCATGATGCTTGGAAATCGATTTAGTCACTTGGGAATGGGGTTCAGCCCTCCAGTAGTTAGCACAAGTAGCTGTAAACCTGAAACACTTTTTCAGCCGCATCCCACAGTTTGTAATAATGCTATATTTTCGTTACCGTCGATTGGAAGTAGTAGTTTAAACAATTCTTCAATGCCAAACATTTCCCGTAACCCTATTGGTGCTAACCCAAGGGATATTAATAACCCTCTAAGCATCAATCAGTTAACAAAAAGACGTGAATATCAAAATGTTGAATTGATTGAAGCTACTGACTCACAGACTATCGTTGCACATGCAGCTACGTCCATTATTCATCACGTGGCAGCGCACGGTTACCGTGCGAACCATTCCCTTTTAAATAGCAGTTTTAGCCAACATTTTCATCAACAGTTAACTAACCATATGGAAACAGCTAAAAGAAGTGAGCCGACAATGATGTCCGTTAGTACTCACGCTGCAAATAGCAATGAATGCCATAAATCATCTGATCCACAATCAAATTCATCAAGCAAAACTCCAAGCGCAGGCGCTTCCGAAACTGGCGTTATTAGCGTTTCGTAA